GGTTATATCCTCTCAAGTCACCATCATTTTGGCATGAAAATGTAGTACCACAGACAACCTTTATTGTATTAAAAGAAATCTCCCAAAATTTGACAAACTGTATAATTACCTGAAAACTCCAACCACAATATTGGAAAATAACACATGATGTACACAGACCTATGGCCAATTATATAAGACATATGCATTCATGCACACTGTGTCTAAGACATGTATGCAAAATGAACATAAGAAACAGCATTTCAGGACATCACTCCTGATGCATTGTAACGCAACTCCTAGAATATCAATGAAGTTATGGTTTTCAATATGAGGGACAGAATGTTGTGGTTATATGCAAGTGTGGTAAATAACCTACACTGGATTTGCAACAGTTaaccacacacatgcaaaccaaCAGGAATGTAATCAGTGCAAGAATTAGATCATGAATGAAACTGGAGAATATAAAGTGACCTACAATATAGAATGGCTTCAATACAACAGTGGCGGAAGAggctgcataaataaataacgcTACACAACAGCAGCTGGGTTCCATCTAACAGCACAAACCGGGTTACTCTGCTCAGCTCTAACATCCTAGTCTACCCTAGAGTATCAAATGAAGATGACCATAAGTATACACAGAAAGCAGGGTGCAGCCGGGACTTGCACAGGAGAGAGTGTGGGATGCATGCAGGAATGTTGAGGGATTTGTTTTACTGAGAGCAGAGAGTCTTTCATATGGTAATCCTAGACCAAAAAGTAAGCACAAAATACTTAAAAATGATTGCACATAAAAGGGGAACTGTCATAGGCCATGCAATTTAGTGCAACACCGAGCTCTTGTGTTATTCAAAATCACCAATCAGCGCACTGTAGATGGCATTTTATCTCCGCGTGAAGTGTCTTCAAGTGACCTCGGCCAGTGACTGAAAGGGAGCTATTTCTTAATGCCTGAGAAAAAGACCTTCTTGAGCCATTCTTCACCATGAGCGCCTCCACCCTCCTCAGTCACACAAGTGGTCAAATCAGCCTTTTGCAGAGAGGGTGACCTTCTCTATCCAGCGCAGGAACCGGCTGACGCGGGTGTACACACCAGGGTAGCTGGGATTGCCGCATCCGTGACCCCAGGAAATGACGCCTGTGAGGAACCAGCGCCCACCTTCTCCCTGGCACACCAGGGGACCCCCGCTGTCTCCCTGGCAGCTGTCCACTCGTCTCCTGTCTGACAGGCTGCCGGCACACAGCATGCGACTGGTGAAGCGGGTGCCATAGCGCTTCTTACATTTCCAGGATGGCAGCAGGGGAACCCAGGCCTGCAGCAGCGTGCGGGAATACTCCGAATCTGACAGAGAGGGGAAAAGatgtgatgaagatgaggaaCCCAAACCGATACGTACAGGGCAAGTGGAAATGGGCCTTCCCGGTCAGCACCTGTGATGCCCCATCCAGTGATGACGCAGGCAGCAGGCCTCTTGCCCCACTTGCTGCCCTGAGCCGGCAGACAGGCCGCGTTGGTGTGGGGGTTAAAGGCCACACAGCTCCCCTCTGTGCCCTTGAGCCTGAGCAGGGCGATGTCGTACTCCCAGCCCTGGCTGCGGTACTTCTCATGGAGGACAATGCGATCGGGAGACAGGCTGCGCTCAAAGTCGTCCCTCTCCACCGTGTGGTAATCTCCCAGCCGCACCAAGTACCGAGACGGCTCACTGCCGAACCTGAGGAGGAGACGCAGGGCGGTGAACTGGGCGCTCGCTGAACCACAGCTAGGATCCGCAGAATGAAGAAAGCTTAGTGCTGAAGTGAGCTGAGGGCATGACCCGCCAACAAAAACACATCTGAGCCGGGTAGACCCCGGCAGTGAGGAGAGCAGCTTCGGTGCAGGCCAGGAAAATATGACACACCGTAAAAGGATATGCTCAGTATTTAACAGGCCATTTTGCTTACTTTGCCAAACTTTTGTTTCTGCGCAGCAGCCCTGCAGCGGCATTTTGTCAGAGCTCTTTGATACAGTGATATTTCTCAAGCCATCAAATTCACAAAGCTGATCGTTTTGGCCGTAGGGAATGTGTTGTCCttgcaatgaaatataaaataatctgcAATGATATATAAACAGATCCGTCTTAACAGAAGCGAATATCACTGATAATCTCATTACAGTAGCGTCTGGTGGTAGGTTGCTTCAGACCAGTCTGGCAAAAGCACCTAAAATGGGCATGTGAACATCAGAACTGGACTCCGTAGAAAGGCATTGAAAATGTGCCGGGAAAGCAAATCTGATCCATGAGAGCACCACCTCACTACTCACGGCATAGTGAGACACCACAGATACCACACCAGACCATCACATGACTAGTCCTTGTCTGGATTGGTCAGGGAAAGCAGCAAAAGGTAAAATCTACTTTAACAGCTGATCAACGTATATATTACAAGcctattatatatattattagcTTTTTAGATAAATTTCATAATGGAATAACAGCATATTCCAGCTATAGCATGTGATACACTGTAACAAATTGACCTTTTGTGTCCATTTTATTTGTAGGCCTGAAGAGTAGATTCCTGTTGGTCCACTAGGTGTCTCCCTCTCACCTTTTAAAACAGTGAGCTGCAGTCACCACCCAACaggaggagacgagagttgCTCCACACAGAGGGTGGTTCCCTTTGGACTGGGATTTCAGCCACAGAGACACCTGCCATGGCCAGTCTCCCCTGTacaaaaatcatacaaaaaaaGTCAGAGGCAAAATTTGACATTCTGTCTATTTTTCCTTCAGTTGCTCCTCACCTAAGAGATTTGTCGCCCCCGATGATCCTCCTTCTTCGACGTGGTATGTTTGGTCGCAATCCACATGACTGGGTTGCCATGGTGCCATCTCCAACCAGCTCAGAAATGTAATCACAGATGACCCCAGCATCCTCACTGTGTCGGCAGTCATGATCGTCCTGTCCCACAGAAGAGCACTCACCCAGAGATGCCTCTGTGCCTGAACATCTCACATTATCCAGGTGAATGGGACCCTGTCCTTCTCCAAAATAGGCCATAGAGCGTGCTTTGGACACGCCTCTGACCAAGGGAAGGCAAAGGTATCAAACAACTTGACTCACCGGCTGCTAATACTTTTTTTGTCCCATCTACAAACCCTTTCCCTAGATAGGATGATGCAGCTCTTACACATAGCCCAGCTGCCTGCAGACCACCGCAGCGTTAACGTCGTTCCAGCCGTCGTCACAGACACTGCCCCACTGGCCGTTCAGAAACACCTCCACTCGACCCTCCTTCCTGCTCTCCCCAGCTACCAGCCTCACCAGGGGACCTGGGGTCGAAGCAGAGTCCATGAAGCAGGCATTTTATGGCAGCTGCTTGCAGAAATTAAATAACATGggctatttattatttattactgaattACATATGCAATAAAGGGGACATTTATATTAAACAAATGAAGTACTTCAACAGTACCGGAGACAGGCAGCAGTCCAGGCATATCATTTGTGTCTGATTCCTTCTCACAGCGCACACCTACATCTTCAGTGTGAGAGCAGTCGTGGTGACCCCACTCTGAATGGGCACACTGCAGCATTGAGCTCTCCGTACCCACACACTTCACCTCATCCAGCAGGATGAGGCCAGAGCCTTCGCCAAACGCAGCTTCCACAACCGCCTCCACCCGGCCTTTGCTGTTAAGCACACAGCATTACCACCTCCTTcacattatgcaaataaatattttcaatgAATGAGCAAAAGGCTACATCTCTATATCCATTTATATCCCATTTTCAAGTCTCAAGAAATTGCAACATTTTGTCTTTGAAAGCAGCGCAGTTAGATTTATTTAGCCTAAAACTATATTGTTGGCATTTatgaattcataaaaaaaggtaATCAGTAATATGAACAAGATGAACAAGACCAATTTACATTCCATTATGATTACACTACTTTTTTATACAAGTGCCTGAATGTTCCATCAAGCACCTACTGAGTTGTAAGATCAGCTCAGTCCCACCTGAAGCCTAGTTGTCGACAGACAACCTGGGCGTTTTGCTCATTCCACTTATCATCACACACTGTACCCCAGTCCCCGGCATAGTAGACCTCCAGACGACCCTCCCAAGGGTTATCTGCTCCCACCAAGCGCACCACGCCATCTGAAAATCAAACTGATGTTCAGCTCTTAAAAGTTGTGCTCAATTGTGTACatacaatgaaaaagaaatacatgTGTTTAATTAGGTTTCTGTACAATGGAACTGAGATGCCCATCAAGGTCTAACACTGATTGGTCATTCAAAACCATTTGGAGATGTTCATGGTTTTGTGTAGTTTCATACAGCTGGTGCGTAGGTCGGTATGAACTGTTGACCAACCTGTGTACGGGTTACAGGAGACACCAGCATCCTCCATGTGGTCACAGTTGTGCCTCCCCCAGCCTCCGTGAGGGCACTCCTCCAAGGACAACTCATTGCCTGTGCACTGAACACCATCCAAATGAATGGGCCCAGTGCCCTGCCCGAAATGAGCCCACGTCCAGGCTTTTGGCACTCCCCTAaccaaacaaatacaaacactaAACCACAACACTCTACTGGGATACACATTTAGATAGACACATTGTACTACAGTATACATGTAAGTAGTGTTTACAAATAACTTcttaatgtataatatattgtTCGTAATATTATTTATGTGGTATGGGATTTATGAATCAGTACTTATGTGACAGTGCtactttaaattcaaattttatttgtcacgtacacagtcatacacggtatgatatgcagtgaaatggttGTACTTTACACACTTTATGTTACGAATGGATACAGCTAATCTATGGATTCTGTATTAATAGATTAACATTTGTGTTTCCCATCATTCTTCCCAAATTGGATGGTTTTGAATTTTGTAATTTGGGGAAAAACTGCTTGAGGAACCCATTTCTCATTGAAGTACAGTATCTAAAAAAAGTGAGTAGACGCctaacatttttgtaaatgttttattatatctttcttTGAGAGAACACAGAAAGTAGTCCGTGTACTGCTTGTATACCAGCAtaaatttgctgtcccctcaaaatatCTCAAAACACAGCAATTAATGTCTACACTGCTGCCAACAAAAGTAAGTACACTccaatgtgaaaatgtgcaaaatgtgctcAGAGCATCAATATTTTCATTGGCCATCATTATTTTCCAGCAGTGCCTTAACTGTCTTGGGCATGGAGCTCACTAGAGCTTCAGAGGTTGCCACAGGAATCCTCATCCACACCTCCATGACAACATGACTTGGCTGGTAGAGATCTTGTGCTCCTCCACATTTCATTTGAAGGTGCCCCATGGATCCTCAGTAGGGTTTAGGTCTTCTTGGAggtgtgtttagggtcgttATCATGTTGGAATACTGCCCTGCGACCCAGTTTCCAAAAGGAGGGGTTTATGCTATACTTCAGTATGTCACTGTACAATTTGCCGTTCATGTTCAGCAGTCATGCAGCCTTATAATACCATGACACTCCCAACACCATTCTTGACTATAGGCACACTTGTCTTTGTACTCCTCACCTGGGTTGCCAGTACACACAACTTGAAACCGTCTGAACCAAATAAGTGGATGTGTGTCTCATGTGATCTCAGGATTTGGTTCTAGTAATCCATGTCCTTAGTCTGCTTGTTGTTTATGGGCTTACTTGTGAAGCAGCCTTAAAAGAGGCATCCTTCTGGGACAACAGCCATGCAGACCCAATTCGACGCTGAGCATGTGCTCTCAACATCTTTGGTCGACCTTGGCAAGGCCTGTTCTGAGTGGAACCTGTCATGTTAAACTACAGTATGGCCACTGGGCTGCAGCTCAGTTTCAGGTTGCTGGCAACCTTCTAACAGTCTAGGCCACAAGGTGTCAAGTTGAAATGCATTTACCAGTATGAGAGAGTATGAGAGCGACAACAGcaagtttaacacacctgcCCATAATTCACAACCAAGACCATGTCACATGATACCAGGGAGGGAAAGTGTCTATTTGGGCACAATTTGGAAATTTTCACTTAGGTGTGTACTTACTTTTgtttaatggctgtgtgttacGTTTTTTGAAGGGACATTACATTTATGCTGTTATGCAAGCTGTACATTGTGTGGGCAGAACCCCCTTAAACCaatgtttcccaaccctggtcccaGAGGATCTGCCAGGAAGTTTCTGTTCCAACACACCTATATTCATAATCTGCTAtactcattattaggccattaagtaacacctgagcctaattaaggtaGAGCTGGAGTAAAGACtcttcctccaggaccagggttgggaaaaaatactaaattacccacaaactgaatatggacaagGTTTACTACAGTAAGCTAAAAAATCCACCGGAAAAGGCAGAAACGAGATGAACCTCCTGTTCACTCCTTGTTCAGATCCCCTGCTCTTCCTCCCCCCAGCTAAACATCCAATAACTGTcagtatgcaaatgagctgaTACAAGGTTTCTCAGACAGTAGAGCTGTAGATCTTGGGTTGGGTCAGACCTATgctttccatatgattcgccTAGTaatttgtttcggtgattggtaaaagtgtttcccATGTTGtaaaatagttttattaaatgttaatttttaatgaaatgttcatttgatttgcaattctagGCCACGGTtgtcaggtgatgtgtttcaATTATTGCGagagaaaatggatgctgagaaaAACGGATGCTGAAAAAGTGAAGTTAGCCTATGGCAATTATGTTTCAAACcagttcatttcacatttccttttcctcttagtctagcactcgtAGCGTGCACAAAGAAGGCCGGacatttaaaaagctgtaatGTCGGGTCAGGCCAAATTCTGTCTTTTTAGGCAGATGACAGTTCTAGTAGGCAGCTGCACAACATTGGGAGGTTTTGAGGAAGCGACTGGTGAGATAATAAAAGACaactaaaaaaatgtatctataTTTGTACAATAAGTGTACAATAAATTGTTCTCACAGTTTCAGTCTGGAATTTAAGTGTTTTCTCTATCCCACAACCACCACTGTGAGCCTGTCTGCGCGGACTGGAGCCGACTGGAGAACCTGTCTCTGTCAGAACCTCGTCCCCGCTTTCAACTCTGCACTCAACAGTTTTCTCCGTTCATATACTGATGTAATCACAACAATTTTAGTAAAGACCCTAAGAACTACACCAGCTGACGCTCAGCCTTCAAgtgggacacccaagttggGCAGGCATGACGAAGTGCAAACTTAGCTTGAAAAATCTAGCACTTAAATCCATCACTGAACCCATGGAAGTTTCAGATTCTACTTTACACTATCTGAACAGCTTTTTCAAGCTTAATGATTAATGATTATTGCCATGCTCCAATGTTTCTTTTTGTCGTAAAATGAGCTGCTGCTCACCCAAGGCCAAGCTGTCTGCACACCACTTCAGCATCGATGTCATCCCACTGGTCATCACAGATTGTTCCCCACCTCCCGTTATGATACACTTCCACACGCCCTTCAAAATCCTCAAGGCCACCGACAAGCCTCAAGGGGGCACCGTTGCCTAGAAGGGACATTCGTTTAGGTTTAACTACGAGCAGGGAAAAGACACTGAAGGATAAGTACACAAAGCATGATCAGCAGCTTTGACTTCAACACCTCATAAAATGATCTCCAAGAACCTGTAGCCATTGgtcattacattttaatagacACTAAGCTGAACACACAACATGAGATTTATGAGAAAGTGTGCAAGTGGCTCATGATGAACATGATTGCCACTTGTTGAGCCGGCTAAGAGCAGGCTGTCCAAGCAGGGGGTCAGATGAGacctccactgccccaccatCTGTATTCTCAGATAGTTCTCCCCCTCCTAATGTTTCCAATTGAATTATTCAATGCATGCGCTAAATATACCCTGGCTTACCAGCAGCCGCTATCCCTGCAGTGTGCTGCCAGGGTCACTGTTCTTTCAGGACCCCTAAGAAAGAATTCTGAAATAGGATCCTCTCTTACACTGATTCACTGCAGgagaaaataacataaaatacttCTATATTTAATAATGGCTTCTGCATAGACTTGAGTATCACAGAACAATCTGTAATGGAAATTTCTTCAATGGTAATTGCTGCATAAAATATAGAGATCTTTGATGATTAATTAAATCTAGTTATATGATAGCTACTTTGGCAAGACCAAATCATGGTGGAAATGATTTTGAATGAACTTCCAACAAGAGGTTACAGTGGCTGAATGTGCAGTACCAAAAAATAATACTTATTGTAAGAAGCCTTATTCTTGTTATattgtttctatttttttctattctaagACGATTTATTTGCATACTTGTATATTGAATCttttattatacagtcgacatagtgtCTATACTATTTGTCTTTTgttgctcttatcttgtactgtacACTTCctgtaaatttcccactaaCTAAGGTTCTCTTCCcattaataaaggatcatcttaatTGATCATAAATACATCATCTTTACCATCAGGGGCTGCACACACAACTCCTGCTTCATTTCCATGATTACAGTCACCGGTGACAAACTTCCTGCACCGGCATTCCAGCAAAGAGTTCTCATTGCCATGACAGCCAAGGCGCTCATAGTGGAAAAGTCCAGAGCCAGGCCCAAAATAGGAGTGCTGAAGTGCTGTGCCGATCTCTCTGTCAAGAAATAACTGGGATGTCAGTCATtttaaacacatacaaacaaggCAATGCGCCACCTGACTACAACAGTTCATACCCCAGGCCGAGCTGCCGACAAACAACACTGGCGTCTCTGTCCGTCCAATGCGTGTCACACACTGATCCCCAATGGCCATTCAGAAACACTTCTAGGCGGCCGCCATTAGAAGAGGAACGTCCATCGAGTCTGACCGCACCTAGAAGGCAGATGGAAGAGGCTCATTAAAAGATAAAAGAACAATATGTGACTATTTATTAAAATCATTACTTTTTCAGAAGAACACTCTCTCACACGAATCCATAAACCCATTACAACTACAAACTGTCATAATGGCATGTGGAAGCATAAACTGTGGTTTTAATTATTGCTACAGAttttaagaagaaaaataaGCAGAGAtttgcacatgtacacacacgtacGCATTGAAAATGTTAGCAGTATGGAGGAGAATGCAGATAGAGGTAATCACAGCGAACACAGACAAGACTAAACTGATTTCAGTGCCGATGATGCCCTCAAGCTCAAAACACGATGCATTGCTGACAGACGGGCACAACGAAAGCCAGACATTtaatggggagagagagatacgCTGTCCCAAAAGAGCTCCAGgccacagagacagacaaacgAGGCCCTATGATTGATGTCTACAAATCCTAGACATAGCTATAGACAATAGAAAGAAAGGATTAAATGGCAGATGTACCCTTGACATTGAGATTACAGAATAATGAACAATTGCAATCATGGTTATTCTAAATAAGAAAACCGCATTTCTGTCTTCACCTTGATGGCAGTCACAGTAAGCCCAGCCGATGGCTCCAGAATTTTGCCGGTAGAAGCACCAGGGATTGGACTCCCGATCTGGGTTGCGACAGTGGCTGTGTTCTCCCAGCCCCCTGTTGGGATACTGCAGCACGTAGTCGGGAAACTCTGTCCACTTCATACAGGGGTAGCCAGAATCAGTGAGACTCACAGAGCCGTTGTAAAAGCCCAGCTCATTAAATCCAACTGagcaggacaatggagctgaggaccagaaaaaaaacaccatcaaGACTGACGTTTCAGACCAATAGAAGACTTTTAAGTCCTAAATCTGATGCGGATAAATTGCTCTAAGTAAAATGTGTCACTACATCAAATATTTGAAACATAGATCCACCAACTGCCACTAAAAGGACCATGATTGGTGAAGATCATGAAATGTATGGGTGATATCCATACATTTCAGTCATTGTACTCGACCCGGCAACCAAACAATCTTTAAACTCAGCTGTCCATAATAATGTACGTTCTTCCACCTCTTAGTGCAAAGCAAACATTGGTTATTAGAACTGATAAAAACTGAGCCACGTTTCATGAAGCATACTGACACGATCATAACCAGCCCATTCATCCTGAACACCATCTCTTTCAACTCCTCCACTCTGGCAGAAGACTCAAGGTCATGGCAGCCAGATCCACTACAGGAGTATTTCCCAATGTGTGGCGCAGCCTGCTGGTAGACCACAAAGGTACTGCACTTAATTTTCAACATTATGTACTCTGTTTCTGTAAGGACTCTTTTGAAGGCGCTAGATCTGGTTTAGTGGGTGAAAAACCAAATGACACAACAGGTCAGATGTTCCATGTGTTAAGTGAATCAATTTCGTAATTGTGCTTCGTGACTCAGGACATTTTGACTTGTTGATATTCTGGGGGTCTTTTTGCTCCTCATTACCATCAGTACCATTACGAATGAAGGTTGCCAGATCTGAGACTGCACAGCCACACTGATACTCTGAGCTACTCTTTTTAATGACTGGGGGAATTTGTGTGGATTGGTCCAGCTAAATCGAAGGAGATCCTTTAAGAAAACCATAGAAATTGGCCTCTGAACAGCTTATGCAGGCTAGATTAAGGCATTTCACTGTGAATTACCCTGTGTGAAAGTCCATAGTCCATGTCCTGTGAGAAGCTGAGAGAGCCAGCAATACATTTCCCTCACTGCTGAATACATTAGattgaaggagaaaaaaaaaattgcctttcAAACCTGggaaaagaaatataaaaagtctgaaaaaaaaaaaaaaaacactgtccgCATCAACCGAGGATGGTCCAGGCAGACGGTGCAGCTACAATGCCAACAATTCCATTCACAAGCCTCAGACGGGGCCAGCACCATTAAATATAGCCGTTTGGACATAGGAGTCGCGTTCCTGTGAGTAATCAGACCTCTTTCCATCCCACCTCGGACTGCTCTATATGTGTTCCGCGTCTGCTGTTAATTACATCTGAGCAGCGGTGAGCCGGAGATAGTAAGTCTGTGGCCGGGACCCCACTCCAAAACAACCAGGAATCTGGACGTCTTGACCTCTTACTGCACAGAAGTAGGACATTAAACCACATATGCCAATCTCCACGGTTACACAGATCACACTTTACAGAGGGCAAATATACGAATGGTGGAACGGCACTTGAACCAATTAGGACTTTATTATGCTTGTGTAGCCTGAAGCTGTGGCATTAAATGCTCTCATAAATTCAGTCTGGGGAAAAAGCAATAAGTCTGCCATGGGTTTTACCCAATTTGAGTGACAAAGATTGACACCAAAAgtctgaatttatttaaatatggaaTCAATTTGGAAGCAAAGCACTTAGCCAAAGATGATGTGCTAAGTTCCTCCAATCACCTGAGAGCCTGGTGTGAAAGTCTTAAGGAGGGAGAAACAAGACCTGCCAGGGATATATTGCCTCACTCGCTTCCTTCTCGTTCACCCTTCGGATTATGGACTCACGGGTCCTTTGAGGTGAAAAAAGGCGAACATTCACACCTGAGAACATTCGCTGGCAAATCTACAGCCACCGAGCTTTTGCCCCGGCCCTGTCTGTGCTTGTTCCTGGCCGTCTGT
Above is a genomic segment from Denticeps clupeoides chromosome 8, fDenClu1.1, whole genome shotgun sequence containing:
- the LOC114795365 gene encoding neurotrypsin translates to MDITASRGVLFLLLLLSACCSLVPAPGEAVSQNGFINTVQSSAPLSCSVGFNELGFYNGSVSLTDSGYPCMKWTEFPDYVLQYPNRGLGEHSHCRNPDRESNPWCFYRQNSGAIGWAYCDCHQGAVRLDGRSSSNGGRLEVFLNGHWGSVCDTHWTDRDASVVCRQLGLGEIGTALQHSYFGPGSGLFHYERLGCHGNENSLLECRCRKFVTGDCNHGNEAGVVCAAPDGNGAPLRLVGGLEDFEGRVEVYHNGRWGTICDDQWDDIDAEVVCRQLGLGGVPKAWTWAHFGQGTGPIHLDGVQCTGNELSLEECPHGGWGRHNCDHMEDAGVSCNPYTDGVVRLVGADNPWEGRLEVYYAGDWGTVCDDKWNEQNAQVVCRQLGFSKGRVEAVVEAAFGEGSGLILLDEVKCVGTESSMLQCAHSEWGHHDCSHTEDVGVRCEKESDTNDMPGLLPVSGPLVRLVAGESRKEGRVEVFLNGQWGSVCDDGWNDVNAAVVCRQLGYVGVSKARSMAYFGEGQGPIHLDNVRCSGTEASLGECSSVGQDDHDCRHSEDAGVICDYISELVGDGTMATQSCGLRPNIPRRRRRIIGGDKSLRGDWPWQVSLWLKSQSKGNHPLCGATLVSSCWVVTAAHCFKRFGSEPSRYLVRLGDYHTVERDDFERSLSPDRIVLHEKYRSQGWEYDIALLRLKGTEGSCVAFNPHTNAACLPAQGSKWGKRPAACVITGWGITDSEYSRTLLQAWVPLLPSWKCKKRYGTRFTSRMLCAGSLSDRRRVDSCQGDSGGPLVCQGEGGRWFLTGVISWGHGCGNPSYPGVYTRVSRFLRWIEKVTLSAKG